A genome region from Micromonospora peucetia includes the following:
- a CDS encoding MerR family transcriptional regulator, giving the protein MSIGEVLGQLRVDFPDVTISKLRFLEAEGLVEPQRTAAGYRKYSWDDVARLRFVLSAQRDQYLPLRVIRDQLAQWDASGESPGRQRPTLVAVGPDGEVPGRVPEESVGSPQVRLGRLDLVARSGIDESTLGELERLGVVVSDPPGWYDDDALIIARAVAGLAAYGLEPRHLRAFRTAADREVGLFAQLLAPLARQSDPAARARAAETARELVALSQQLHAALVRVGLRSTLGR; this is encoded by the coding sequence ATGAGTATCGGTGAGGTGCTGGGTCAGCTGCGGGTTGATTTTCCGGACGTGACCATTTCGAAGTTGCGGTTTCTCGAGGCCGAGGGTCTGGTGGAGCCGCAGCGGACGGCGGCGGGTTACCGGAAGTACAGCTGGGACGATGTGGCGCGGTTGCGGTTCGTGCTGTCCGCGCAGCGGGACCAGTATCTGCCTTTGCGGGTGATCCGCGATCAGTTGGCGCAGTGGGACGCGTCCGGGGAGTCGCCGGGTCGGCAGCGGCCGACGTTGGTGGCGGTGGGCCCGGACGGTGAGGTTCCGGGGCGGGTGCCGGAGGAGTCGGTCGGGTCGCCGCAGGTGCGGCTCGGCCGGCTCGATCTGGTGGCGCGTAGCGGGATCGACGAGTCGACGCTGGGCGAGTTGGAGCGGCTCGGTGTGGTGGTGTCGGATCCGCCGGGTTGGTATGACGACGACGCGTTGATCATCGCGCGGGCGGTGGCGGGTCTGGCGGCGTACGGGTTGGAGCCGCGGCATCTGCGTGCTTTCCGGACGGCGGCGGATCGGGAGGTCGGTCTGTTCGCGCAGTTGCTGGCGCCGTTGGCGCGGCAGAGTGATCCGGCGGCGCGGGCGCGGGCGGCGGAGACGGCGCGGGAGTTGGTGGCGTTGTCTCAGCAGTTGCACGCGGCGTTGGTGCGGGTGGGGTTGCGGTCGACGTTGGGTCGGTGA
- a CDS encoding bifunctional nuclease family protein yields the protein MRELSVVGVRVELPSNQPIVLLREVEGDRYLPIWIGAVEATAIAYEQQGVKPARPLTHDLLRDVLAALKAPLQAVEIIELKENVFYADLLLGDGVRVSARPSDSIALALRVGAPIRCAEEVLSEAGIVIPDEQEDEVEKFREFLDQVRPEDFAG from the coding sequence GTGCGCGAGCTGAGCGTGGTCGGAGTTCGGGTGGAGCTGCCCAGCAACCAGCCGATCGTCCTGCTCAGGGAGGTCGAGGGGGACCGCTATCTGCCGATCTGGATCGGTGCGGTCGAGGCGACGGCGATCGCTTATGAGCAGCAGGGGGTCAAGCCGGCCCGGCCGCTGACCCATGATCTTCTGCGGGACGTGTTGGCGGCGTTGAAGGCGCCGTTGCAGGCGGTGGAGATCATCGAGTTGAAAGAGAACGTCTTCTACGCGGATCTGTTGCTGGGTGACGGGGTGCGGGTGTCGGCCCGGCCGAGTGATTCCATCGCGTTGGCGTTGCGGGTCGGTGCGCCGATTCGTTGTGCCGAGGAGGTCCTCAGCGAGGCGGGGATCGTGATCCCGGACGAGCAGGAGGACGAGGTGGAGAAGTTCCGCGAGTTCCTCGACCAGGTGCGTCCGGAGGACTTCGCCGGCTGA
- a CDS encoding Sir2 family NAD-dependent protein deacetylase, translating to MTETVDAVARLVAGGGVVVLSGAGLSTESGIPDYRGPSGVARRHTPMTYQVFTRDAQARRRYWARSHLGWRVIARSAPNEGHRAVARLQRGGLVDGIITQNVDGLHTAAGSPQVVELHGRLDEVVCLGCGNRTSREELDRRLREANPTFGARVTAVNPDGDVDLADDEVAGFRTVDCTFCCGGMLKPDVVFFGETVPAQRVARCFGLVAGARLLLVLGSSLTVLSGRRFVLRAAKLGIPVVIVNQGPTRGDGYAMLTVDAPLGRLLPALADRAVGGGEVPVGLMGVGR from the coding sequence GTGACGGAGACGGTCGACGCGGTGGCCCGCCTGGTGGCCGGCGGTGGTGTCGTGGTGTTGAGCGGGGCGGGCCTGTCCACCGAATCGGGCATCCCGGACTACCGGGGGCCCAGTGGCGTGGCGCGGCGGCACACCCCGATGACGTACCAGGTGTTCACGCGGGACGCGCAGGCGCGGCGGCGCTACTGGGCGCGTAGCCATCTGGGGTGGCGGGTGATCGCGCGGTCGGCCCCGAACGAGGGACACCGGGCGGTGGCGCGGCTGCAACGTGGCGGGCTGGTCGACGGGATCATCACGCAGAACGTGGACGGGCTGCACACCGCTGCGGGCAGCCCTCAGGTGGTGGAGTTGCACGGGCGTCTCGACGAGGTGGTGTGCCTGGGCTGCGGCAACCGGACGTCGCGGGAGGAGTTGGACCGGCGGCTGCGGGAGGCGAACCCGACGTTCGGCGCGCGGGTCACGGCGGTCAACCCGGACGGTGACGTGGATCTCGCCGACGACGAGGTGGCCGGGTTCCGTACGGTCGACTGCACGTTCTGCTGTGGCGGCATGCTGAAGCCGGACGTGGTGTTCTTCGGCGAGACGGTGCCGGCGCAGCGGGTGGCCCGCTGTTTCGGCCTGGTGGCGGGGGCGCGGCTGCTGCTGGTGCTGGGGTCGTCGTTGACGGTGCTGTCGGGTCGCCGGTTCGTGCTGCGCGCGGCGAAGCTGGGTATTCCGGTGGTGATCGTCAACCAGGGGCCGACCCGGGGCGACGGGTATGCGATGTTGACCGTCGACGCGCCGCTGGGCCGGCTGCTGCCGGCGCTGGCCGATCGGGCGGTCGGTGGGGGTGAGGTGCCGGTGGGGCTGATGGGCGTCGGCCGGTAG
- a CDS encoding nitric oxide synthase oxygenase — MTHSSDSYSPDSQAPTAGDVAVEAVEFLHLFHEERRLSGVAARVAQVREEIAVTGTYRHTGEELVYGAKVAWRQSARCVGRVRWAGLKVRDRRDVTTVAGIAQELARHLALADNGGQIRSVMTVFAPDRPRVGPRARIWNDQLIRYCGHRADDGSVRGDPAQVAMTDAARGLGWHPPVAPGRFDLLPWVVETAYEDPTLVEVPRDLVREVALTHPAYPWFEELRLRWHALPVISNMRLRVGGVDYSCAPFNGHYLSDEIGTRNMGDGARYDQLLPVARGLGLDTSREDTLWREHAVLVINQAVLHSFRLAGVRMSDPHTESELFMTFCAQEERAGRPVHGDWSWLNGSVGWAALHAVHHRYYDTRVPNPNLWQTDRVYGSAGAAPLTLRQRHDVARLREAY, encoded by the coding sequence GTGACGCACTCTTCGGACTCGTATTCCCCGGACTCGCAGGCCCCGACGGCCGGGGACGTGGCGGTGGAGGCGGTGGAGTTCCTGCATCTGTTCCACGAGGAGCGGCGGCTGTCGGGTGTGGCCGCGCGGGTGGCGCAGGTGCGGGAGGAGATCGCGGTGACCGGTACGTACCGGCACACCGGCGAGGAGTTGGTTTACGGGGCGAAGGTGGCGTGGCGGCAGTCGGCGCGCTGCGTGGGACGGGTCCGGTGGGCGGGGTTGAAGGTCCGGGACCGCCGTGATGTGACGACGGTGGCGGGGATCGCGCAGGAGTTGGCGCGGCATCTGGCGTTGGCGGACAACGGCGGGCAGATCCGGTCGGTGATGACGGTGTTCGCGCCGGACCGGCCGCGGGTGGGTCCGCGGGCGCGGATCTGGAACGACCAGTTGATCCGCTACTGCGGGCATCGGGCGGACGACGGGTCGGTGCGGGGTGATCCGGCGCAGGTGGCGATGACGGACGCGGCGCGGGGTCTGGGATGGCATCCGCCGGTGGCGCCGGGGCGGTTCGATCTGCTGCCGTGGGTGGTCGAGACGGCGTACGAGGATCCGACGCTGGTGGAGGTGCCCCGCGATCTCGTACGGGAGGTGGCCCTGACGCATCCGGCGTACCCGTGGTTCGAGGAGTTGCGGTTGCGTTGGCACGCCCTGCCGGTGATCAGCAACATGCGGTTGCGGGTGGGTGGGGTGGACTACAGCTGTGCCCCGTTCAACGGGCACTACCTGAGTGACGAGATCGGCACCCGGAACATGGGTGACGGGGCCCGGTACGACCAGTTGTTGCCGGTGGCGCGGGGGTTGGGGTTGGACACCTCGCGGGAGGACACGCTGTGGCGGGAGCACGCGGTTCTGGTCATCAACCAGGCGGTGTTGCACTCGTTCCGTTTGGCGGGGGTGCGGATGTCGGATCCGCACACGGAGTCGGAGTTGTTCATGACGTTCTGCGCGCAGGAGGAGCGGGCGGGTCGGCCGGTGCACGGTGACTGGTCGTGGCTCAACGGCAGTGTGGGGTGGGCGGCGTTGCACGCGGTGCATCACCGCTACTACGACACCCGGGTGCCGAACCCCAACCTGTGGCAGACCGATCGTGTGTACGGTTCGGCGGGCGCTGCGCCGTTGACGCTGCGGCAGCGGCACGATGTGGCCCGTCTGCGGGAGGCTTACTGA
- the odhI gene encoding oxoglutarate dehydrogenase inhibitor Odhl, which produces MTRPDDEFPPLDVTSTLNLGSLDEVLEGPDTDVVPSRMSGSLPAGMALLVVRRGPNAGARFLLDHDVTTSGRHPDSDIFLDDVTVSRRHAEFHRDGGTFTVRDVGSLNGTYVNRERVEAATLSNGDEVQIGKFRVVFIAGPRPEEGAGRG; this is translated from the coding sequence ATGACGCGCCCAGACGACGAGTTCCCCCCACTCGACGTCACTTCGACGCTCAATCTCGGTTCGCTCGACGAAGTGCTGGAAGGGCCGGACACCGATGTGGTGCCGAGCCGGATGTCCGGTTCGTTGCCGGCGGGTATGGCGTTGCTGGTGGTTCGCCGGGGTCCGAACGCGGGTGCCCGGTTCCTGTTGGATCACGATGTGACGACCAGCGGCCGTCATCCGGACAGTGACATCTTCCTCGACGACGTGACGGTGTCGCGGCGGCATGCCGAGTTCCACCGTGACGGTGGGACGTTCACGGTGCGGGATGTGGGCAGCCTGAACGGCACGTACGTGAACCGGGAGCGGGTCGAGGCGGCCACGTTGAGCAATGGTGACGAGGTGCAGATCGGCAAGTTCCGGGTGGTGTTCATCGCCGGTCCGCGCCCGGAGGAGGGGGCCGGCCGGGGGTGA
- a CDS encoding DUF881 domain-containing protein gives MSSDEHTETGTGWPQPAGPGRPSGPAGEPDPRPDSPDPDELSPLAPERSVPPAEPVVQEPDDGATVDLSRAAGEASAASASVRGDEASARSTSVRGGGARWRRLSSAGVMIAVLLALLGFTLVVQFKSTSTDPTVGATRQEDLVRILYDLNSREVRLRQDIATLEESQRQLRSGQQGRQAALEEATRRADELGILAGTLPATGPGLSVRFEAGEKPISASRVLDAVQELRGAGAEAMQISGGDRATVRIIASTFFLDGENGSLVVDGRRLTGPFTITVIGDPATMRTALNIPGGVVASVTGDGGKLIVEDREAAEVSALHAPIKLEHARPVS, from the coding sequence GCGACGAGCACACCGAGACGGGTACGGGTTGGCCGCAGCCGGCGGGTCCTGGGCGGCCGTCGGGTCCGGCGGGCGAGCCCGATCCGCGGCCGGACTCGCCGGATCCGGACGAGTTGAGCCCGTTGGCGCCGGAGCGTTCCGTGCCACCGGCGGAGCCGGTCGTGCAGGAGCCGGACGACGGCGCGACGGTGGATCTGAGCCGTGCCGCCGGTGAGGCTTCCGCCGCGTCGGCGTCGGTCCGGGGCGATGAGGCTTCCGCCCGGTCGACGTCGGTCCGGGGCGGCGGGGCGCGGTGGCGTCGGCTGAGTTCGGCCGGGGTGATGATCGCGGTGCTGTTGGCGTTGCTGGGTTTCACCCTGGTGGTGCAGTTCAAGTCGACGTCGACGGATCCGACGGTGGGTGCGACGCGGCAGGAGGACCTGGTCCGGATCCTGTACGACCTGAACTCGCGGGAGGTTCGGCTGCGGCAGGACATCGCGACGCTGGAGGAGAGTCAGCGGCAGTTGCGTTCGGGTCAGCAGGGGCGGCAGGCGGCGTTGGAGGAGGCGACGCGGCGGGCCGACGAGTTGGGCATCCTGGCGGGGACGTTGCCGGCGACCGGGCCGGGGTTGTCGGTGCGGTTCGAGGCGGGTGAGAAGCCGATCTCGGCGTCGCGGGTGTTGGACGCGGTGCAGGAGTTGCGGGGCGCGGGCGCGGAGGCGATGCAGATCTCCGGTGGCGACCGGGCGACGGTGCGGATCATCGCGTCGACGTTCTTCCTGGACGGGGAGAACGGGTCGTTGGTGGTGGACGGGCGTCGGTTGACGGGCCCGTTCACGATCACGGTGATCGGTGATCCGGCGACGATGCGTACGGCCTTGAACATTCCCGGCGGGGTGGTGGCGTCGGTGACGGGTGACGGCGGTAAGTTGATCGTTGAGGATCGTGAGGCTGCCGAGGTTTCGGCGCTGCACGCGCCGATCAAGCTGGAACACGCCCGTCCGGTCTCCTGA
- a CDS encoding NAD(P)H-binding protein, whose protein sequence is MRVVTAGGHGKIAQLTHRELAGRGDTAVGLIRNPDHAAALRAAGAHPVVADLEHVGVDELADHLHGADAVLFAAGAGPGSGAARKDTVDRAAAVLLADAAERADVRRYLLLSSVGVEGEAPAGTDEVFAAYLRAKKAAEDDLTGRDLDWTILRPGRLTDDPPTGRITLTRHAPAGAAVTRTDVARVLVALLYHPGTAGRILELVDGDTTIADAIAAVDRR, encoded by the coding sequence ATGCGCGTCGTCACCGCCGGAGGACACGGCAAGATCGCCCAGCTGACCCACCGCGAACTCGCCGGACGTGGCGACACCGCCGTCGGCCTGATCCGCAACCCCGACCACGCCGCCGCGCTGCGTGCCGCCGGCGCCCACCCCGTCGTGGCCGACCTCGAACACGTCGGCGTCGACGAACTCGCCGACCACCTCCACGGCGCCGACGCAGTCCTCTTCGCCGCCGGCGCCGGCCCCGGCAGCGGTGCCGCCCGCAAGGACACCGTCGACCGGGCCGCCGCCGTCCTGCTCGCCGACGCCGCCGAGCGCGCCGACGTCCGCCGCTACCTGCTGCTGTCGTCCGTGGGAGTCGAGGGCGAAGCACCCGCCGGCACCGACGAGGTGTTCGCCGCGTACCTGCGGGCGAAAAAAGCCGCCGAGGACGACCTGACCGGCCGCGACCTCGACTGGACGATCCTGCGCCCCGGCCGACTCACCGACGACCCGCCCACCGGGCGCATCACCCTCACCCGGCACGCCCCAGCGGGCGCCGCCGTCACCCGCACCGACGTCGCCCGGGTACTGGTCGCCCTGCTCTACCACCCGGGCACCGCCGGCCGGATCCTGGAACTCGTCGACGGCGACACCACCATCGCCGACGCCATCGCCGCCGTCGACCGGCGCTGA
- a CDS encoding globin domain-containing protein gives MDVVALRQSWAQFSVAGAEAAKYFYATLFLIAPETRAMFPTNMQYQQDKLLAALGHMVTHVDDERVVTAFAQRLGADHRRFQGEDGQGRPVPLAQCHYVWVGQALLATLERFLGPRWTPGLRDEWAAAYELVARLMLTGAAEAEQTSPPYWEAEVLAVWRRRADVCVFTVRPNYLCEYLPGQSLPVQVPQLRTWRYLSPANAPRTDGTIEFHVRAAGRFSTHLVRKLREGDRVLLGSPVGTALSSYDRSPDLPLLLVAGGTGVAPLRAVVEALRRGPGRATTLVVGGRTPDDLYDDWALRELVSTAPGQSWQPGGWLRYVPTVESGWQWQGAVGTAGDTAVRLGPWRDTDVLVCGSPEMTRATVAILTVSGVPPERILAESFHHSLYPPLAGAAVAAPDDFSWTGAR, from the coding sequence ATGGATGTCGTGGCGTTGCGCCAGAGCTGGGCCCAGTTCTCGGTCGCCGGTGCAGAGGCGGCGAAGTATTTCTATGCGACGTTGTTTCTGATCGCGCCCGAGACGCGCGCGATGTTCCCGACGAACATGCAGTACCAGCAGGACAAGTTACTGGCGGCGTTGGGGCATATGGTCACCCACGTCGATGACGAGCGGGTGGTGACGGCGTTCGCACAGCGGTTGGGTGCCGATCATCGGCGGTTCCAGGGTGAGGACGGGCAGGGCCGGCCGGTGCCGTTGGCGCAGTGCCACTACGTCTGGGTCGGGCAGGCGTTGCTGGCGACGTTGGAGCGGTTCCTGGGTCCACGGTGGACGCCGGGGCTGCGGGACGAGTGGGCTGCGGCGTACGAGTTGGTGGCGCGGTTGATGCTCACCGGTGCGGCGGAGGCGGAGCAGACGTCGCCGCCGTACTGGGAGGCGGAGGTCCTGGCGGTGTGGCGGCGACGGGCCGACGTGTGTGTGTTCACGGTCCGTCCGAACTATCTGTGCGAGTACCTGCCGGGGCAGTCGCTGCCGGTGCAGGTGCCGCAGTTGCGGACGTGGCGGTATCTGTCGCCGGCGAACGCGCCGCGCACGGACGGGACGATCGAGTTCCATGTGCGGGCGGCGGGTCGGTTCTCCACGCATCTGGTCCGAAAGCTGCGTGAGGGTGACCGGGTGCTGCTGGGCTCGCCGGTGGGCACGGCGTTGTCGTCGTACGACCGGTCGCCGGATTTGCCGTTGCTGCTGGTGGCGGGGGGCACGGGGGTGGCGCCGCTGCGGGCGGTGGTGGAGGCGTTGCGGCGGGGGCCGGGTCGGGCGACGACGTTGGTGGTGGGGGGAAGGACCCCGGACGACCTGTACGACGACTGGGCGTTGCGGGAGTTGGTTTCGACCGCGCCGGGGCAGTCGTGGCAGCCTGGTGGGTGGCTGCGGTACGTCCCGACGGTGGAGTCGGGCTGGCAGTGGCAGGGGGCGGTGGGCACAGCCGGTGACACGGCGGTGCGGTTGGGTCCGTGGCGGGACACCGATGTGCTGGTGTGCGGCAGTCCGGAGATGACCAGGGCGACGGTTGCCATCCTGACGGTGTCGGGGGTGCCGCCGGAGCGGATCCTGGCGGAGAGTTTCCACCATTCCCTCTATCCCCCTCTGGCAGGTGCGGCTGTCGCCGCGCCGGACGACTTCAGTTGGACGGGTGCCCGATGA
- a CDS encoding MerR family transcriptional regulator, with translation MHESRDPDPGTELDEPGVTPSGWATEGDGAVGYRGVTACHAVGISYRQLDYWARTALVLPSVRDASGSGTHRLYSFRDLVVLKVVKRLLDAGVSLQNIRKAIEALRSRGVEDLAGITLISDGTTVYECRSPEEVVDLLQGGQGVFGIAIGGAFKEIQGSLSHLPSEPAMSAEPPVVADPVGDELAARRARRRAG, from the coding sequence ATGCACGAGTCGCGAGATCCTGATCCGGGTACGGAGCTGGACGAGCCGGGTGTGACGCCGTCGGGGTGGGCGACTGAGGGTGACGGTGCCGTCGGATATCGGGGTGTGACGGCCTGCCACGCGGTGGGGATCAGCTACCGCCAGTTGGACTACTGGGCGCGTACCGCGCTGGTGCTGCCGAGTGTGCGCGATGCGTCGGGTTCGGGCACGCATCGGTTGTATTCGTTCCGGGATCTGGTGGTCCTGAAGGTGGTGAAGCGCCTGCTGGACGCCGGGGTGTCGTTGCAGAACATCCGCAAGGCGATCGAGGCGCTGCGGTCCCGTGGGGTGGAGGATCTGGCGGGCATCACGTTGATCTCCGACGGTACGACCGTGTATGAGTGCCGGTCGCCGGAGGAGGTGGTCGACCTGTTGCAGGGTGGCCAGGGCGTGTTCGGCATCGCGATCGGTGGGGCGTTCAAGGAGATCCAGGGTTCCCTGTCGCACCTGCCGTCGGAGCCGGCGATGTCGGCTGAGCCGCCGGTGGTGGCGGATCCGGTGGGTGACGAGTTGGCGGCGCGTCGGGCGCGGCGTCGGGCGGGTTGA
- the gcvH gene encoding glycine cleavage system protein GcvH translates to MIPEDLRYTAEHEWVAGDGGGTVRVGITHFAQDALGDIVYVQLPDSGAVVAAGESLGEIESTKSVSEIYAPLGGTVAARNEALGDTPEMINTDPYGAGWLVEIRLDDPAAVDGLLSADAYRELTES, encoded by the coding sequence GTGATTCCTGAGGATCTGCGGTATACCGCCGAGCACGAGTGGGTGGCGGGTGACGGCGGCGGCACTGTCCGGGTCGGCATCACGCACTTCGCGCAGGACGCCCTGGGCGACATCGTGTACGTCCAGCTGCCCGATTCCGGTGCGGTGGTGGCGGCCGGTGAGTCGTTGGGTGAGATCGAGTCGACCAAGAGTGTGTCGGAGATCTACGCCCCGCTCGGCGGTACGGTGGCGGCGCGCAACGAGGCGCTCGGCGACACCCCTGAGATGATCAACACTGATCCGTACGGTGCGGGTTGGTTGGTGGAGATCCGGCTGGACGATCCGGCGGCGGTCGACGGCCTGCTGTCCGCGGACGCGTATCGTGAGCTCACCGAGAGCTGA